The sequence TAAGAGTGTATCGGGAAGGTTAGGAAACGTAGCCCGGTTGGTCATCCTGCTAATGTCGTGCGGTTTGAATGTGCGAGCGTAGATCCTGGGGGTGAAAGTTCTAAAAGCTGGGCAACTTGAGGAACCGTAAGATCCGGGAAACCGCGCGGGTTGATGATGGTCAGAGCTTGTAGGTTTGTGAGAATATGTTAGTTCATCGTGACTGTAGTGTTGCTGTGGTATTTGGCCGATTTGGGTTTAAACGTTGTTCCTGATTGTGGCGGATGAGGTTGTTCAGTGTGTGGCGATTTTGCCCGCTTGATTCGATAGGTTGCTCGTCGTTCGATTCGTGAGGGCTTTGGAGGCTGCTGCTTAGTTCTGTGTGGTTGGCTGGGTGGTGCGAGTGTGAGTGTTAGTCATGTGTCACGGATTTTTGAGGTAGCTTTGAGTTTAGCGTACGTGAGCGTGTTTTGGGATGTTGCGTGTATTTTGCGGGTAGGTGGCGTTTCTCACGTGGCTCTGTGTCCGATTGCGTGGTGGCGTAGCGGATAGGTGGTTGGTTCTGTGCTGCCCTGTGCCGTCGATGGGGTGGTATTGATTGTCAGTTGATCGACGTTCTGCCTCGATGTTTGTGGTTGGACGGCGCACAGCAATTGCTTCGGCCAGGTTATCACGTCCGCACAGGCGCACACGCTACTCTCGCGCCCTACGTCAAGGGGTACAAACGCTGTAACTGTCTCTGCTTGTGCTACTTGGTACTGTAAACGTTGTATTTGTTGAGAGTGCGCTCGTTCCACTGTTCATGTAGCTGCTTTGGGTTTTGCACGCTTTGTGATAACATCTAGCTTCCTACAAGTGTGAGCAAAAGCGGGATATCCACGGATCTGCTTTATTTGCAGTACATTCATTCTAACAGGACCGAACTGATCGCTGTCGAAGGAGTTACAAATATACGGGGTTGCGCCTTTGTACTGGACAACCATCTTGTGGACATTCACACAGTACAGTAAACTATCCCATGCAGTAATGCTGCACCAGGGGCGAGGGATACAGCGTTTATTATCCTTCAGCTTTACTCAGATGTTTCCATAAGCGGTGCCTGATTACGCTCGTAGGTTTGCAATGTGATGTATGGTCGTACGTCATTGACTCGGATTTTCCATTCGGCCATTGGCAATTGCTTTTGTTGTGGCTGATTTGAAACCAAACCACGTTTGAGAGTACGTGTACGTCCATATACAAATGCACCAGCGTAGGCAGGATTTTTCAGAATTGAGATGATACTTGCCACGCTAGGCTTGCGCCAGAAAATATCACCAAAGCGATTTCTCCGTGGAAGCAACAGCCCTTCACTGTTGAACGTCTGCAACACTTTGGAAGCTGACTTACGTTGCCCAAAAATCTCAAACACTAAGTTAATTCGGTTAATCACCTCACGATTTGGGTCTTTCTGCACCACTCCCCATTCATCACGAACCCAAACCCACAGGTAAGGTGAGTGCCAGTTCACCACGCCTGGCTTTGCTAAGAATCCCAGCACTTAAGCGGGAACGAATCGTATGCAACTCTACTTCGGAAATTTGTCCTTTGAGTCCCAACAATAATCGACACATTGGCACTACTTGGATCATAAACCCCATCTCTGTCAGCAATCAAACAACCTCTGTAACCACACAAGTCCAGCAAGGGATACCAATCTGAGCAATTACGTGACAGGCGAGTAACATCATAAGAGAGGATAATCCCTACTAATCCTAAAGTTACCTGGGCTAACAGTTCTTTAAAGCCTGGTCGCTGTTCTGCGCTGGCGGCGGTAATACCTAGATCAGTGTCAATTACCTCAATGTTATTATCCGACCAGCCCAGTTCTATAGCTCGCTGACGCAGAGCGTATTGCAGACGCAAACTCTCCTGATTGCTGATTAATTGATGTGGGGTAGACTGACGAATGTAGATTATCGCTTTGCGGGTTCAGGTGTTGGAGTGTTACTAGCTCTGAGGTACTCATAAATTACCTCCTGGAAGACGGTTTGTAGTTCGTCTGTGATTACTTCTTGGAGTGCTGGGGTGAGGCGTTCCCAGATCTCACGGGGTGGGATTGACATAAAACCTCACATTGTTTGGCTAACGTGACTAACTCAGTCACACTCTCTAATGTGAGCTTAGTACGTAAATACTGTTTTGGGAGAGCTAATTGGGTTGCTGATAAAGGAATGCGTAAGCGCATATGACCTCGATAGGCTACTACCGCATGACCCTCACCACTTGGCGGGGTTGATATGGATATCACTGCAAACCTTCGCCCAAATAGTGGGTGCATCACATCAGTTACTTCTATGTCAGTTAAGTTTGCTGATGGGTTC is a genomic window of Fischerella sp. PCC 9605 containing:
- a CDS encoding recombinase family protein, yielding MRLQYALRQRAIELGWSDNNIEVIDTDLGITAASAEQRPGFKELLAQVTLGLVGIILSYDVTRLSRNCSDWYPLLDLCGYRGCLIADRDGVYDPSSANVSIIVGTQRTNFRSRVAYDSFPLKCWDS
- a CDS encoding recombinase family protein produces the protein MVNWHSPYLWVWVRDEWGVVQKDPNREVINRINLVFEIFGQRKSASKVLQTFNSEGLLLPRRNRFGDIFWRKPSVASIISILKNPAYAGAFVYGRTRTLKRGLVSNQPQQKQLPMAEWKIRVNDVRPYITLQTYERNQAPLMETSE